Proteins encoded within one genomic window of Conchiformibius steedae:
- the fabI gene encoding enoyl-ACP reductase FabI yields the protein MFLQGKKILITGMISERSIAYGIAQACHAQGAELAFTYVVDKLESRVRKLAEGFGSQLVFRCDVQSDEEIAATFTQLAQHWDGLDGLVHAIAFAPKESLGGDFLDSISREAFNIAHEVSAYSLPALAKAARPLMQNRNASIVALSYLGAVRAVPNYNVMGMAKASLESGIRFTASCLGKEGIRCNGISAGPIKTLAASGIADFNKLLGHVAAQNPLRRNVTIEEVGNTAAFLLSDLASGITGEITYVDGGYSINALNDGE from the coding sequence ATGTTTTTACAAGGCAAAAAAATTCTGATTACCGGCATGATTTCCGAACGTTCCATCGCCTACGGCATCGCCCAAGCCTGCCACGCCCAAGGCGCAGAACTGGCATTTACCTATGTGGTAGATAAGCTGGAAAGCCGCGTGCGCAAACTGGCAGAAGGTTTCGGCTCACAACTGGTGTTCCGCTGCGACGTACAAAGCGATGAAGAAATCGCCGCCACCTTTACCCAATTAGCACAGCATTGGGACGGCTTGGACGGCTTAGTACACGCCATCGCCTTTGCCCCCAAAGAATCGCTCGGCGGCGACTTTTTAGACAGCATCAGCCGCGAAGCCTTTAATATTGCTCACGAAGTTTCCGCCTACAGCCTGCCCGCGCTCGCCAAAGCCGCCCGTCCGCTGATGCAAAACCGTAACGCTTCCATTGTTGCCCTATCGTATTTGGGCGCAGTGCGCGCCGTTCCCAATTACAACGTGATGGGCATGGCAAAAGCCAGCTTGGAATCAGGCATCCGCTTTACCGCATCGTGCTTGGGCAAAGAAGGCATCCGCTGCAACGGCATTTCCGCCGGCCCGATTAAAACGCTTGCCGCTTCAGGCATAGCCGATTTCAACAAATTATTGGGACACGTTGCCGCCCAAAATCCCCTACGCCGCAACGTGACTATTGAAGAAGTGGGCAACACCGCCGCCTTTTTGCTGTCGGATTTAGCATCGGGCATTACAGGCGAAATCACCTATGTGGACGGCGGTTACAGCATCAATGCCCTAAACGACGGCGAATAA
- a CDS encoding beta-ketoacyl synthase chain length factor, which produces MPLGYWNPPMPINCLTVCAASLLLPPPSDLSPLLQPYGVSPRRLSRISQLTLAGALPLCAALPPHSALYLASPFGSPQRFARMTNKWTQQQQASPLDFTAQLHNAPLFHLAQTARLHGESLFVIAEADSLTHILHLAANALAAQAVPAVLLGWANESRQAGEAEISLWWHLRPAAPTPHPAPLFRPDHTSDFARAASHLHHSLQQHRALQLPATAARPTLQLQLPPSIPCPNPL; this is translated from the coding sequence ATGCCGCTTGGATATTGGAATCCCCCCATGCCGATTAACTGCCTGACCGTGTGCGCCGCCAGCCTGCTGCTGCCGCCGCCGTCCGACCTTTCCCCGCTGTTACAGCCCTATGGCGTTTCCCCGCGCCGTTTAAGCCGCATCAGCCAACTCACATTGGCGGGCGCACTGCCCCTGTGTGCCGCACTGCCCCCGCACAGCGCCCTGTATCTTGCCTCGCCCTTCGGTTCGCCACAGCGTTTTGCCCGCATGACCAACAAATGGACACAACAGCAACAGGCATCGCCGCTGGATTTTACTGCCCAACTGCACAACGCTCCCCTGTTTCATCTGGCGCAAACCGCCCGATTGCACGGCGAAAGCCTGTTTGTGATTGCCGAAGCCGACAGCCTGACCCACATCCTACATCTGGCAGCCAACGCCCTTGCCGCCCAAGCCGTTCCCGCCGTGCTGCTCGGCTGGGCAAACGAATCCCGCCAAGCAGGCGAAGCCGAAATCAGTTTATGGTGGCACCTTCGCCCCGCTGCCCCCACACCGCACCCCGCCCCCCTGTTCCGTCCCGACCACACATCCGACTTTGCCCGCGCCGCATCCCACCTGCACCACAGCCTGCAACAACACCGCGCCTTACAGCTGCCCGCCACCGCCGCCCGCCCTACCCTGCAACTGCAACTGCCACCCTCAATCCCCTGCCCGAATCCGCTATAA
- a CDS encoding acyl carrier protein, whose product MSSDLKQQLKQLIVSETEKDHLNPQEIDDNEPLFGERSRVGLDSLDALQISIALQARYGVRLNGDRMVRKHMMTVGALADFILSEQKHEP is encoded by the coding sequence ATGTCTTCCGACCTCAAGCAGCAGCTCAAGCAACTGATTGTTAGCGAAACCGAAAAAGACCATTTAAATCCACAAGAAATAGACGACAACGAACCTTTATTCGGCGAACGCAGCCGTGTCGGGTTGGATTCCTTGGACGCGCTGCAAATCAGCATTGCCCTGCAAGCGCGTTACGGCGTGCGTTTAAACGGCGACCGCATGGTACGCAAACACATGATGACGGTGGGCGCGTTGGCGGATTTTATCCTTTCTGAACAAAAACATGAACCGTAA
- a CDS encoding beta-ketoacyl synthase N-terminal-like domain-containing protein, with the protein MNRKSVYLRGGSLQCAQGSIRIGGSLPAWQPWANRVLRRITPFGQTRDLPYFAAFPNELCSKNAQFVLLEQHIRAAVADAGLPDNSLSQLPVFIGSGTYVLADWEQNGGSSYRLDETAAALRRRFRNPDICALATSCTASAHALIQAVRHVALHGGCAVAAGIETFNRTTLAHFDAMNLLARHPDDRHAMTLGEAVAAVVVCARQGVVRLHGCTAQTDYHALTLPDTDALSQLIHSLLNDIPRLAGVKLHGTGGASDQTERQLWQRLHPSCPLLRLKPYLGHTLGAAGVAETVLLAACLRHRRLPDQTALPAGAYANVFLGFGGSHAAWILESPHAD; encoded by the coding sequence ATGAACCGTAAAAGTGTGTACTTGCGCGGCGGCAGCCTGCAATGCGCCCAAGGCAGCATCCGCATCGGCGGCAGCCTGCCCGCTTGGCAGCCGTGGGCAAACCGCGTGTTGCGCCGCATTACACCGTTTGGACAGACACGAGATTTGCCGTATTTTGCGGCATTTCCCAACGAATTGTGCAGCAAAAACGCGCAGTTTGTGCTTTTAGAACAACACATCCGCGCCGCCGTTGCCGATGCGGGACTGCCCGACAACAGCCTGTCGCAGCTGCCCGTGTTTATCGGTTCGGGGACGTATGTGCTTGCCGATTGGGAACAAAACGGCGGCAGCAGTTACCGTTTGGACGAAACCGCCGCTGCCCTGCGCCGGCGTTTCCGCAATCCCGATATCTGCGCCCTTGCCACATCCTGCACCGCATCAGCCCATGCCCTAATTCAGGCAGTAAGACACGTTGCCTTACATGGCGGTTGCGCCGTGGCAGCAGGCATAGAAACCTTTAACCGCACCACTTTGGCACATTTTGATGCCATGAACCTGCTTGCCCGCCATCCCGACGACCGCCATGCCATGACCTTGGGCGAAGCCGTTGCCGCCGTGGTGGTGTGCGCCCGTCAGGGTGTCGTCAGACTGCACGGCTGCACCGCGCAAACCGACTATCACGCCCTTACCCTGCCCGATACTGATGCCCTGTCGCAGCTGATTCACAGCCTGCTGAACGACATTCCCCGTTTGGCGGGGGTTAAACTTCACGGTACGGGTGGCGCATCCGACCAAACCGAACGGCAACTTTGGCAACGCCTGCACCCGTCCTGCCCCCTGCTGCGGCTCAAGCCCTATTTGGGGCATACGCTGGGCGCGGCGGGCGTAGCCGAAACCGTACTGCTGGCAGCCTGTTTGCGCCACCGCCGTCTGCCCGACCAAACTGCCCTGCCCGCAGGCGCGTATGCCAATGTTTTTCTCGGTTTCGGCGGCAGCCATGCCGCTTGGATATTGGAATCCCCCCATGCCGATTAA
- a CDS encoding glycine betaine ABC transporter substrate-binding protein, giving the protein MMRNLKKYLILLGLSAVLGACTPSAETHTVKIAAKPMTEQFILAEMLALLIEEHTDLKAEITKGIGGGTANIHPALLKGEFDLYPEYTGTAWLYVLKRPEAAAGSDIFPQLAQTYRQQFQLEWVGLYGFNNTFGLAVARDWAQANQVRNYSDLARFSPQLRFGAEYDFYERSDGYDALVKSYGFQFKEKRDLDIGLKYRALADGQIDAVNIFTTDAALAGGKVAVLTDDKKLYPDYYAGTVIRAETLAKYPELKAVLEKMNRVLSNDEMARLNAEVENGGQDERSVAQVFLRGKGLIQ; this is encoded by the coding sequence ATGATGAGAAACCTGAAAAAATACCTGATTTTATTGGGCTTAAGCGCAGTATTGGGCGCATGTACGCCGTCTGCAGAAACACACACCGTCAAAATCGCCGCCAAACCCATGACCGAACAATTTATTTTGGCGGAAATGCTGGCATTGCTGATTGAAGAACATACCGATTTAAAAGCCGAAATCACAAAAGGCATCGGCGGCGGCACTGCCAATATTCATCCTGCGCTGTTAAAAGGCGAATTTGACCTTTATCCCGAATACACAGGCACCGCGTGGCTGTATGTACTCAAACGCCCCGAAGCCGCCGCAGGCAGCGATATTTTCCCCCAGCTCGCCCAAACCTACCGCCAGCAGTTCCAACTGGAATGGGTGGGCTTATACGGTTTTAACAACACTTTCGGGCTGGCGGTGGCACGCGATTGGGCGCAAGCGAATCAGGTTCGCAACTATTCCGATTTGGCGCGTTTCAGCCCGCAACTGCGCTTTGGTGCGGAATACGATTTTTACGAACGCAGCGATGGTTACGATGCTTTAGTCAAAAGCTATGGTTTTCAATTTAAAGAAAAACGTGATTTGGATATCGGCTTAAAATACCGTGCTTTGGCAGACGGGCAGATTGATGCCGTGAATATTTTTACCACCGATGCGGCGCTGGCAGGTGGAAAAGTCGCCGTGCTGACGGACGATAAAAAACTCTATCCCGATTATTATGCAGGCACGGTAATACGCGCCGAAACCCTAGCTAAATACCCTGAATTAAAAGCCGTTTTGGAAAAAATGAACCGCGTGTTAAGTAATGACGAGATGGCGCGTTTAAATGCCGAAGTGGAAAACGGCGGGCAGGACGAACGCAGTGTGGCACAGGTGTTTTTGCGGGGTAAGGGTTTGATTCAGTAA
- a CDS encoding ABC transporter permease produces MKLLLSRPEFFLALTGEHLLLSGLSLLIATVFGVALGLLISEYRAFAPWVLQTNNLIYTIPAISLFGLLIPISGVGNTTAVIALSLYGLLPITAGTHTGITQVNAGMSEAATALGLNRMQILRYITLPLALPVIVSSLRTTAVMTISLAGIASFIGAGGLGVAVYRGITTQNTAMTLAGSLLMMLIAFAADRLFALWLKRLNWNA; encoded by the coding sequence ATGAAACTGCTGCTGTCGCGCCCCGAATTTTTTCTTGCACTCACAGGCGAACACCTGTTGCTGTCGGGCTTGTCGCTGCTGATTGCCACCGTGTTCGGCGTGGCATTGGGGCTGTTGATTAGCGAATACCGTGCCTTTGCGCCGTGGGTGCTGCAAACCAATAATTTGATTTACACCATTCCTGCTATTTCCTTGTTTGGTTTGCTGATTCCGATTAGCGGCGTGGGCAACACCACCGCCGTGATTGCCTTAAGCCTGTACGGGTTGCTGCCGATTACGGCGGGAACGCATACGGGTATCACGCAGGTCAATGCAGGCATGAGCGAAGCGGCAACCGCTTTGGGTTTAAACCGAATGCAGATTTTGCGTTATATTACTCTGCCTTTGGCGTTGCCTGTGATTGTGTCGTCGTTGCGTACCACCGCCGTAATGACTATTTCGCTGGCGGGGATTGCTTCCTTTATCGGCGCAGGCGGATTGGGCGTGGCAGTATATCGCGGCATTACCACCCAAAACACCGCCATGACTTTGGCAGGCAGCCTGCTGATGATGCTGATTGCCTTTGCCGCCGACCGCCTGTTTGCCCTGTGGCTGAAACGTTTAAACTGGAACGCATGA